Proteins encoded together in one Alkalihalobacillus sp. TS-13 window:
- a CDS encoding sugar-binding transcriptional regulator has translation MAILEDRRLLVKIAHMYYEEGETQSQIASKIGVSRSLISKYLAKAREKGIVEIIIHDEGDQKFRRLESEIEKKYGLREVVCIENIEYESSKKRLGNAASQYLLRAIKEDSVLGISSGTTLNEVAKSLSTNKRYPSATIVPLVGGVGNERVDIHANSLVARIGEVLNADYELLHVPVMVDSKEAKEVMMRQPSVQKVFRLAEKCDIAIVGIGGTPEHSTMVKSYLGHQNKDVFMNTKVVGDICYNFIDKDGRATNSSWNERVMALNLEKLKHIHLVIGVASGAEKVNSIKAALKGKLIDVLVTDEATAIAITKE, from the coding sequence ATGGCTATTCTAGAAGATAGAAGATTATTAGTTAAAATCGCCCATATGTATTATGAAGAAGGGGAAACCCAGTCACAAATCGCTTCCAAAATTGGGGTGAGCCGTTCATTGATTTCCAAGTATCTTGCAAAAGCAAGAGAAAAAGGGATTGTGGAAATAATTATTCATGACGAAGGAGACCAAAAATTCAGAAGGTTGGAAAGTGAAATCGAGAAGAAATACGGATTAAGAGAAGTGGTCTGTATAGAAAACATTGAATACGAATCTTCAAAAAAGCGATTAGGAAATGCAGCGAGCCAGTATTTATTAAGAGCTATAAAAGAAGATTCGGTACTGGGTATATCTTCTGGGACTACCCTGAATGAAGTTGCAAAATCATTATCTACGAATAAGCGGTATCCTTCTGCCACAATTGTTCCATTGGTCGGTGGCGTTGGTAATGAACGGGTCGACATCCATGCGAATAGCCTTGTAGCTAGAATAGGCGAGGTGTTGAATGCTGATTATGAACTGTTACATGTTCCGGTAATGGTTGATAGTAAAGAAGCAAAAGAAGTAATGATGAGACAGCCTTCAGTTCAAAAAGTATTTCGCTTAGCCGAAAAATGTGATATTGCTATTGTTGGTATAGGAGGAACACCTGAACATTCTACAATGGTAAAATCATATTTAGGACACCAAAACAAAGATGTTTTTATGAACACTAAAGTTGTCGGAGACATTTGTTATAATTTTATCGATAAAGACGGAAGAGCGACTAACTCATCCTGGAATGAACGTGTTATGGCGCTTAATCTTGAAAAGTTAAAACATATCCACCTGGTGATTGGTGTTGCTTCTGGGGCAGAGAAGGTAAATTCAATAAAAGCAGCATTAAAAGGAAAGTTGATTGATGTGCTCGTCACAGATGAAGCAACCGCTATAGCGATTACAAAAGAATAA
- a CDS encoding NAD(P)H-dependent oxidoreductase, whose product MSIYQQLQQREDNNLPIKVGVIGAGQMGFGMIAQITQIPGMSVTGICDVNVKAASQARDYYNTKSGNTGSFIVSNDLKEVIQSTEVDVVVDATGVPEVGANIALEALRSKKHLVLLNVEVDITIGSVMHQMFTNAGLVYTGSAGDEPAATLELYEFAKTMGMEVLVAGKGKNNPFIPTANPHTCANEANQKNMSAHMLAAFQDGTKTMAEMNLLSNATGLVPDKVGMHGVEADVQNVADILNVKENGGVLNQFGIVDYVHGLAPGVFVIVKSDLEPVTEELRYLKVGKGPHYTFYRPYHLASLETPITIAKAVIQNASSIQPLGGPISETVTVAKRDINAGDKLDGIGGYSVRGVIETHQEMRRNGHIPIGMISGQIVAKKNIKSGQFLTLDDIELDPNTTVWKLRSLQDQLFPEPIFEYVK is encoded by the coding sequence ATGTCAATTTATCAACAGCTACAACAGCGAGAAGATAATAACCTTCCAATAAAGGTGGGGGTAATTGGAGCTGGACAGATGGGTTTCGGCATGATTGCACAAATTACCCAGATTCCAGGGATGAGTGTTACTGGTATTTGTGATGTAAATGTAAAAGCTGCTAGCCAAGCTAGAGACTATTACAACACTAAATCAGGGAATACAGGATCATTCATAGTATCAAATGATCTCAAGGAGGTTATTCAATCAACTGAGGTTGATGTGGTGGTAGATGCCACTGGAGTTCCTGAAGTGGGAGCAAATATTGCATTAGAAGCATTACGCTCAAAAAAACATCTTGTTTTGTTAAATGTGGAAGTCGATATTACGATAGGTTCTGTAATGCACCAAATGTTTACTAACGCCGGTCTAGTATATACAGGTTCAGCAGGTGATGAACCAGCAGCAACTTTAGAGTTATATGAATTTGCAAAAACCATGGGAATGGAGGTATTAGTTGCAGGAAAGGGAAAAAACAACCCCTTTATCCCTACTGCTAATCCACATACGTGTGCTAATGAAGCCAACCAAAAAAATATGAGCGCCCATATGCTTGCAGCTTTTCAAGATGGTACAAAGACAATGGCAGAAATGAATCTTCTAAGCAATGCTACAGGTTTAGTTCCTGATAAAGTTGGAATGCATGGAGTAGAAGCGGATGTTCAGAACGTTGCAGATATTCTAAATGTAAAAGAAAACGGGGGTGTTCTTAATCAATTCGGAATCGTGGATTACGTGCATGGATTAGCCCCAGGTGTATTTGTGATTGTGAAAAGTGACCTAGAACCGGTCACAGAAGAACTTCGCTATCTGAAAGTGGGCAAGGGGCCTCATTATACATTTTATCGTCCTTATCATTTAGCAAGCTTGGAAACCCCTATTACAATAGCAAAGGCAGTGATTCAAAATGCCTCTTCTATTCAACCACTAGGAGGACCGATTTCAGAAACAGTTACTGTAGCTAAACGTGATATTAATGCAGGTGATAAATTAGATGGAATTGGGGGTTATTCCGTACGTGGCGTAATTGAAACCCATCAGGAAATGAGGCGTAACGGGCATATCCCAATTGGAATGATAAGTGGACAGATAGTAGCAAAAAAGAATATCAAATCTGGGCAGTTTTTGACATTAGATGATATTGAATTAGATCCAAATACGACGGTTTGGAAATTAAGATCGCTTCAAGACCAATTATTCCCTGAACCAATATTTGAATATGTAAAATAA
- a CDS encoding transcriptional regulator GutM, with translation MNFAIIMCAILVSHFALSLFQIHYYRKSVDKIVSGYKKKEGYHLFSGMERRKFRPGAIAVLIVDEKYIVQECQILGGISVLSKFKEIKKYKGIHVGKLLDNVHKDNIPSGKAKKASAINQALSRASENALLSISKKKISSI, from the coding sequence ATGAATTTTGCAATTATTATGTGTGCAATTTTAGTTTCACATTTTGCGTTATCACTATTTCAAATTCATTATTATCGTAAAAGCGTGGACAAAATTGTTAGCGGTTACAAAAAGAAAGAAGGATACCATTTGTTTTCTGGGATGGAAAGACGAAAGTTCCGTCCCGGTGCTATTGCCGTATTAATTGTAGATGAAAAATATATAGTTCAAGAATGTCAAATTCTCGGAGGAATTTCTGTTTTATCTAAATTCAAAGAAATAAAAAAATATAAAGGTATCCATGTCGGTAAACTCTTGGATAATGTCCATAAGGATAATATTCCAAGTGGAAAAGCAAAAAAAGCTTCTGCTATTAATCAAGCCCTTTCAAGGGCTTCAGAGAATGCATTACTTTCAATTTCAAAGAAGAAGATTTCGTCGATTTAG
- a CDS encoding PTS glucitol/sorbitol transporter subunit IIC, with amino-acid sequence MEWIKWFGEHFIGMFNAGGKTFMDLLTGIVPTLVVLLTFTYALMKFIGEERVNRSIRFASKYMVLRYTVMPVLSVLVLTNPMAYTFGRFLPERQKPAFYDSAVSFVHPVTSLFPYANAGELFVYLGIANGLKEAGYSISELAVRYFLVGIVIILMRGVVTELITTYLIKKNKMKGLTEGGD; translated from the coding sequence ATGGAATGGATCAAATGGTTCGGTGAACATTTTATTGGAATGTTCAATGCCGGTGGAAAAACATTCATGGATTTGCTGACTGGGATTGTCCCGACTCTAGTAGTCTTGCTTACTTTTACGTATGCCCTCATGAAATTCATTGGAGAAGAACGCGTTAATCGATCGATTCGATTTGCCTCTAAATATATGGTATTGCGTTATACAGTTATGCCTGTACTATCAGTACTGGTTTTAACAAATCCGATGGCGTATACATTTGGCAGGTTTCTGCCAGAAAGGCAAAAACCTGCTTTTTATGATTCTGCTGTATCATTTGTCCACCCAGTTACTTCTTTATTCCCGTACGCTAATGCCGGGGAACTGTTCGTCTATTTAGGTATTGCTAATGGATTGAAGGAAGCGGGTTATTCAATCTCTGAACTCGCTGTACGTTACTTTTTAGTTGGAATCGTTATTATATTAATGCGAGGTGTGGTGACAGAGTTGATCACCACTTACCTAATCAAAAAGAACAAAATGAAGGGTCTAACGGAAGGGGGGGATTAG
- a CDS encoding PTS glucitol/sorbitol transporter subunit IIB, whose translation MAYRAVFVSKGPDGWGKGLHIEPTGKKTKVVSITGGGIHPVAKRIAELTGTEAIDGFRNSVPEDEMMCVVIDCGGTARIGLYPMKGVPTVDILSSSPSGPLAKHITEDIFVSGVTENEVAFAENTSEQQKDTEPEFDTKDKEAFKENYEQLKKDNLDNSENFLMRFSRGIGKVTGTLYQAGRDSVDMLIKNIIPFMAFVSMLIGIINYTGIGDLIANSLSPLASSLWGLILIVMICTLPFLSPVLGPGAVIAQVIGVLIGSQIAMGNIPPQFALPALFAINGQVGCDFIPVGLSLGEAKPETVQYGVPAVLYSRLITGVLSVVIAYFASFGMY comes from the coding sequence ATGGCTTACCGAGCTGTTTTTGTATCAAAAGGTCCAGATGGATGGGGTAAAGGGCTTCATATTGAACCTACCGGTAAAAAAACAAAAGTTGTATCAATAACCGGAGGAGGTATTCATCCAGTTGCTAAAAGAATAGCAGAGTTAACTGGTACAGAAGCAATTGATGGATTTCGGAATTCAGTGCCTGAAGATGAGATGATGTGTGTAGTTATTGATTGTGGAGGAACTGCGAGAATTGGTCTATATCCCATGAAGGGGGTCCCTACAGTCGATATCCTATCCTCATCCCCTTCAGGTCCACTTGCGAAACATATTACTGAAGATATTTTTGTCTCTGGTGTAACAGAAAACGAAGTGGCTTTTGCAGAAAACACATCAGAGCAACAAAAAGACACTGAGCCGGAATTTGATACAAAAGATAAAGAAGCTTTTAAAGAAAACTACGAGCAGTTAAAGAAGGATAATCTAGATAATAGTGAAAACTTTTTGATGCGATTTTCAAGAGGAATTGGAAAAGTGACGGGTACTTTGTATCAGGCAGGTCGTGACTCTGTTGATATGCTGATCAAAAACATTATTCCATTCATGGCTTTTGTCAGTATGTTAATTGGTATAATTAATTACACGGGTATTGGTGATTTGATTGCAAATTCCTTATCTCCTCTAGCAAGTTCACTATGGGGATTAATTCTCATTGTGATGATATGTACATTGCCTTTCTTATCACCAGTTCTTGGCCCAGGAGCTGTCATCGCACAAGTAATCGGTGTTTTAATAGGAAGTCAAATTGCCATGGGGAATATCCCACCTCAGTTTGCATTACCAGCTTTGTTTGCGATTAACGGACAGGTAGGTTGTGATTTTATTCCAGTCGGCTTATCTCTTGGAGAAGCCAAGCCAGAAACAGTCCAATATGGTGTGCCAGCCGTGCTATACAGCAGATTGATCACTGGTGTTTTGTCGGTTGTAATAGCATATTTTGCAAGCTTTGGAATGTATTAA
- a CDS encoding PTS glucitol/sorbitol transporter subunit IIA — MSTTIVKEIGALVPTFKEDKIVILFGPQAPEEIKEMSIIHEFEHHSEEPLQEGGTIEFDNQVYTITAVGTKANENLRELGHISIYFHSPPEDILPGSVFVSPHNFPDFNEGTLIKFKS, encoded by the coding sequence ATGTCAACGACTATTGTAAAAGAAATTGGAGCACTGGTCCCTACTTTTAAAGAAGATAAGATTGTTATTTTATTTGGTCCGCAAGCCCCTGAAGAAATTAAAGAAATGTCTATTATACATGAATTTGAACACCATTCTGAAGAACCCTTACAAGAAGGTGGTACAATCGAATTCGATAATCAAGTATATACAATTACTGCGGTAGGGACAAAAGCTAATGAAAATCTGCGGGAACTAGGCCATATTTCGATTTATTTCCATAGTCCCCCAGAAGATATTTTGCCAGGTTCTGTATTTGTTAGCCCGCATAATTTTCCTGATTTTAATGAAGGAACATTGATTAAATTTAAGTCATAG
- a CDS encoding sigma-54-dependent Fis family transcriptional regulator — protein MIGNQPTMEYKLVLDHMHEGVIIIDSETRVLYANKSYYEILGISVDSIHNKPLKESQPNARIIKVLETGTPVINSEFLVDTTSIRVVANIIPIKIEGKISGAVSVFRDVTEVTELTTELERLKGYTKYLEEELMNQKERKLFNGLVGSDEKIQMVMEKINKVAITDTTVLITGESGTGKEVVANSIYNISSRYGKPFIKVNCAAIPESLLESEFFGYEEGAFTGSRKGGKIGKFELANTGTIFLDEIGEMPPSLQAKLLRVLQERVIEKIGGTSSLRIDVRIIAATNANLNDLVVKRKFREDLYYRLNIFPIDLPPLKERQTDILPLALQFLKEFCKEHKKQLSFSAEVQHVFKSYQWPGNIRELRNVIEYAVIMCEKSGRITLDMLPDYLNNSNQMTNNMETDNILLYKQFKQIEEKAIREALIKTKGHRSDAMQLLGLSRKKFYKKINEYGIF, from the coding sequence ATGATAGGGAATCAACCGACGATGGAATATAAACTTGTCCTCGATCACATGCATGAAGGGGTAATCATTATAGATTCAGAAACGAGAGTGCTTTATGCTAATAAATCCTATTATGAAATTCTTGGTATTTCCGTCGATAGCATTCACAATAAGCCATTAAAAGAAAGCCAGCCAAATGCCAGGATCATAAAGGTTTTAGAAACAGGAACCCCTGTTATCAATTCTGAATTTCTAGTTGATACAACTAGTATAAGAGTGGTAGCGAACATCATCCCCATAAAGATTGAAGGTAAAATTTCTGGAGCTGTATCAGTTTTCAGAGATGTAACGGAAGTAACCGAATTAACCACCGAATTAGAAAGATTGAAAGGTTATACCAAATATCTAGAAGAAGAATTGATGAACCAGAAAGAAAGGAAGTTGTTTAACGGATTAGTAGGCAGTGATGAAAAAATACAGATGGTGATGGAAAAGATTAATAAGGTGGCAATTACAGATACTACGGTTCTCATTACAGGAGAGAGTGGGACTGGTAAGGAAGTCGTTGCAAATTCAATCTATAATATCAGTTCTAGATATGGAAAACCATTCATCAAGGTAAACTGTGCTGCTATTCCTGAATCTCTCTTGGAAAGTGAATTTTTCGGATATGAAGAAGGTGCTTTTACCGGTTCAAGAAAAGGAGGGAAAATCGGAAAATTTGAACTTGCTAATACGGGGACAATATTCTTAGATGAGATCGGTGAAATGCCCCCCAGCTTACAAGCAAAATTACTCCGAGTCCTGCAGGAAAGAGTTATTGAAAAGATAGGGGGTACCTCTTCACTAAGAATCGACGTACGCATCATAGCCGCTACAAATGCAAACTTAAATGACCTTGTGGTGAAAAGGAAGTTTAGGGAGGACCTTTATTATAGACTGAATATTTTTCCGATTGATCTCCCTCCTTTAAAAGAACGTCAAACTGACATTTTACCGTTAGCTTTACAATTCTTAAAGGAATTCTGCAAGGAGCATAAAAAACAGCTTTCTTTTTCAGCGGAAGTCCAACATGTATTTAAATCTTATCAGTGGCCAGGAAATATTCGGGAGTTAAGAAATGTAATTGAATATGCTGTCATAATGTGTGAAAAAAGCGGAAGGATTACATTGGACATGCTTCCCGATTATTTAAATAATTCAAACCAAATGACTAACAATATGGAAACAGACAACATCCTGCTGTATAAGCAATTTAAGCAAATTGAAGAAAAGGCGATAAGAGAAGCATTGATCAAAACGAAAGGGCACCGGTCAGATGCAATGCAATTATTAGGTTTAAGTCGGAAAAAATTTTATAAAAAAATAAATGAGTATGGGATTTTTTAG
- a CDS encoding hydroxymethylglutaryl-CoA reductase, degradative, with amino-acid sequence MNSEISKFYQMELKERQEWMENQAGLLSAETLLFENFGSLGADLSDQLIENTVGVMEVPLGVAVNFKVNGKDVLVPMAVEESSVVAAASHGAKLARNTGGFKATTSESAMFSQIQLIGISDLYGAKMKILENKADLLELARKQDPTLDKLGGGPCDLVVRILDKGYHNMLVVHLVVNTLDAMGANAVNTMAESISPELERITGGKGLLKIVSNLADKRLARARCVIRKEDLIGEEVIDRIISAYHFAAQDPYRAATHNKGIMNGISSVILATGNDTRAVEAGAHAYAARFGQYTSLSTWEKDKNGNLVGTLELPMAVGIIGGATSIHPKAKANLKLMDVTKSIQLAEIIVSVGLAQNLTALKALATDGIQKGHMKLHAKNIAMMAGADGSQVDMIAGQLVKEGNVKLDRAQQILEQFYLKKRE; translated from the coding sequence ATGAATTCTGAGATAAGTAAGTTTTACCAGATGGAATTGAAAGAACGGCAAGAATGGATGGAAAATCAAGCGGGGTTACTTTCTGCTGAAACATTATTATTTGAAAACTTCGGCTCACTTGGAGCAGATCTATCTGATCAATTGATTGAAAATACAGTAGGTGTTATGGAGGTACCGCTCGGTGTTGCTGTGAATTTCAAAGTAAACGGAAAGGATGTATTGGTTCCTATGGCAGTGGAAGAATCATCGGTAGTAGCTGCTGCAAGCCATGGAGCTAAATTAGCACGGAATACAGGTGGATTTAAAGCTACTACCTCTGAGTCAGCGATGTTTTCTCAAATACAATTGATCGGGATCTCTGATTTATATGGAGCCAAAATGAAAATATTGGAAAATAAAGCTGACTTATTAGAGCTTGCAAGAAAACAAGATCCTACTCTCGATAAGCTGGGTGGAGGTCCATGTGATCTGGTAGTGAGAATTCTTGATAAAGGTTATCACAACATGCTTGTCGTCCACTTGGTTGTGAATACTCTGGATGCTATGGGAGCTAATGCTGTAAATACGATGGCGGAAAGCATCTCTCCTGAACTTGAGCGAATAACAGGCGGAAAAGGATTGTTAAAAATTGTATCCAATCTAGCTGATAAACGCTTGGCAAGAGCAAGGTGTGTAATCAGGAAAGAGGATCTGATTGGTGAAGAGGTCATTGACCGTATCATCAGTGCCTATCATTTTGCGGCACAGGATCCTTACAGAGCTGCCACTCATAATAAGGGAATCATGAATGGAATAAGTTCAGTCATCCTCGCTACAGGTAATGATACCAGAGCGGTTGAAGCTGGGGCACATGCTTATGCAGCTCGCTTTGGTCAATATACTTCATTATCTACTTGGGAGAAGGATAAGAATGGTAATTTGGTAGGGACGTTGGAACTGCCAATGGCAGTCGGCATCATTGGAGGAGCGACTTCAATCCATCCTAAAGCTAAAGCAAATTTAAAATTGATGGATGTAACTAAATCAATTCAACTGGCCGAAATCATTGTATCTGTAGGGTTAGCACAAAATTTAACGGCTCTGAAAGCACTTGCAACGGATGGAATACAAAAAGGGCATATGAAATTGCATGCTAAAAATATTGCCATGATGGCTGGAGCAGATGGATCACAAGTTGACATGATAGCTGGCCAACTAGTGAAAGAAGGCAATGTCAAACTAGATCGGGCACAACAGATACTAGAACAATTTTATTTAAAGAAAAGGGAGTGA
- a CDS encoding tripartite tricarboxylate transporter permease codes for MDVTLILQMIVAAALGATIYTIIGIAPGTDETAVLAPVTLVLVLTGFHPVVILSFFIASIVEKKLTDSIPVAVAGIPGGVMAAPMVEHAMILKRHGVPDLSIRKMASGSVIGTLVAVPVSLILAKALIPLSDVITQYASPIFFAGAVFLALMCKNRWLALATIVPFALLIQGLRHLYWGVGAVPEGTTVFISFFLGITIGPVILTLFELLNKEKREKLNRFGIKEIKLYKTKIEKGMPNPFKILDKKEVGTSSFAALLGSMTFFMSPVGMTIFLGETLSSRIKDPVKKASRAISSMDGLTNAAYISGTLIPLIALGVPLSPMAIGPANALFNAPPVLTLENNLHHLLSTSDFVWATLIGAVIALLLTFYVTIKYSQQICEFVFKRVPHEAMLGLFFGLVLMLAFMDAGWINIAGVLLVGLVAGVLHRWGINYGVQFMVLYSAPWLVSKIVGG; via the coding sequence ATGGATGTTACTTTAATTTTACAAATGATTGTTGCAGCTGCATTAGGCGCTACCATATATACGATTATCGGGATAGCACCAGGTACAGACGAAACAGCTGTATTAGCACCTGTAACACTTGTCCTTGTATTAACAGGCTTTCATCCAGTGGTCATCCTTTCGTTTTTCATTGCCTCGATTGTTGAAAAGAAATTGACTGATTCCATACCTGTCGCTGTAGCAGGAATTCCCGGGGGTGTAATGGCAGCCCCCATGGTCGAACATGCAATGATTTTAAAAAGGCATGGAGTGCCAGATTTAAGTATTCGTAAAATGGCATCAGGATCGGTGATCGGTACATTAGTAGCCGTACCTGTCAGCCTGATTTTGGCAAAAGCTCTGATTCCCTTGTCGGATGTCATCACACAATATGCCAGTCCGATATTTTTTGCTGGAGCGGTCTTTTTAGCTTTGATGTGTAAAAATAGATGGCTAGCATTAGCAACGATTGTTCCTTTTGCACTTCTGATACAAGGTTTACGTCACCTATACTGGGGTGTAGGAGCTGTTCCAGAAGGAACGACAGTCTTCATTTCTTTTTTCCTTGGTATAACCATTGGTCCAGTCATTTTAACATTATTTGAACTTTTGAATAAGGAGAAAAGGGAGAAACTTAATCGCTTCGGGATAAAAGAAATCAAACTTTATAAGACAAAAATTGAAAAAGGTATGCCAAACCCGTTTAAAATCCTTGATAAAAAGGAAGTTGGAACAAGCTCTTTTGCTGCACTCCTTGGAAGTATGACCTTTTTTATGAGTCCAGTCGGAATGACCATATTTCTAGGGGAGACTTTGTCAAGTCGAATAAAGGATCCGGTCAAAAAAGCTTCCAGAGCAATTTCAAGTATGGATGGTTTAACAAATGCTGCCTATATATCAGGTACTCTAATCCCTTTAATCGCTTTAGGAGTCCCTTTATCTCCAATGGCAATCGGTCCAGCAAATGCCCTGTTTAATGCACCACCAGTATTGACATTGGAAAACAATTTGCATCACTTATTGTCTACATCTGACTTTGTTTGGGCAACCCTCATTGGTGCTGTTATAGCTTTGTTATTGACCTTCTATGTAACTATCAAATATTCTCAGCAAATATGTGAATTTGTTTTCAAAAGGGTACCCCACGAAGCCATGTTAGGGTTATTCTTTGGATTGGTTTTAATGTTAGCATTCATGGATGCTGGATGGATTAATATTGCAGGTGTCTTACTGGTTGGTCTAGTTGCAGGTGTACTTCACAGATGGGGAATTAATTATGGCGTACAGTTTATGGTATTATATTCTGCTCCTTGGCTTGTTAGCAAAATCGTTGGCGGATGA
- a CDS encoding helix-turn-helix domain-containing protein — MEISYKEKTFFTSKDLALSVIGGRWKIAIIWCLLQQSPLRLSEIQKYLPDVNQRMLIRQLRELEEDKIITRVVYPVVPPKVEYQLSEIGLLLEPVVTSICDWGDNFRAFLEENTDKISVE, encoded by the coding sequence ATGGAGATATCCTATAAAGAAAAAACTTTTTTCACTAGCAAAGATTTGGCTTTATCGGTGATAGGTGGACGCTGGAAAATAGCAATTATATGGTGTTTGCTCCAACAGTCTCCATTAAGGTTAAGTGAAATACAAAAATACCTTCCCGATGTCAATCAACGTATGTTAATTAGACAATTAAGGGAATTAGAAGAAGATAAAATCATTACTAGAGTTGTATACCCGGTTGTACCTCCTAAAGTGGAGTATCAACTAAGTGAAATTGGTTTACTTCTAGAACCCGTTGTAACTTCCATTTGTGATTGGGGAGATAATTTTAGAGCATTTTTGGAAGAAAATACTGATAAAATATCAGTTGAATAA
- a CDS encoding S-(hydroxymethyl)glutathione dehydrogenase/class III alcohol dehydrogenase, with translation MKSRAAVAFKPGEPLQIVEIDVEEPKAKEVLVKILYTSVCHTDAFTLSGDDPEGVFPAVLGHEGAGVVVAVGDEVTSVKPGDHVIPLYTAECGECKFCRSGKTNLCSAVRETQGKGLMPDGTTRFSYNGEPIYHYMGTSTFSEYTVVPEISLAKIDPEAPLDKVCLFGCGVTTGIGAVHNTAKVEEGAVTAVFGLGAIGLAVIQGLVQAKASRIIAVDLNDDKFELAKKMGATDFVNPSKFDKPIQEVIIEMTDGGVDYSFECVGNVEVMKSALECCHKGWGESTIIGVAGAGKEIHTRPFQLVTGRVWRGSAFGGVKGRSQLPGMVEDYMNGEIDLDSFITQHLDFKDINEAFDLLHKGESIRAILTYGE, from the coding sequence TTGAAAAGTAGAGCTGCTGTTGCATTTAAACCAGGAGAACCACTTCAAATTGTAGAAATCGATGTAGAAGAACCAAAAGCAAAAGAGGTATTAGTAAAAATACTGTATACATCCGTCTGTCATACAGATGCTTTTACCTTATCAGGTGATGATCCCGAAGGCGTATTTCCTGCTGTACTAGGTCATGAAGGTGCTGGTGTTGTCGTTGCTGTAGGGGATGAAGTTACTTCAGTAAAACCAGGGGACCATGTTATTCCACTATACACGGCTGAATGTGGAGAATGTAAATTCTGTCGTTCTGGTAAGACCAACTTATGTAGTGCCGTACGAGAAACTCAAGGTAAAGGCTTAATGCCTGATGGAACCACTCGTTTCTCTTATAATGGAGAGCCTATTTATCATTACATGGGAACAAGTACATTTAGTGAATATACAGTCGTTCCTGAAATCTCTTTAGCAAAAATTGACCCAGAAGCTCCACTTGATAAAGTTTGTCTATTTGGATGCGGTGTTACTACAGGGATTGGCGCTGTACACAACACAGCAAAAGTGGAAGAAGGAGCTGTGACAGCCGTATTTGGTTTAGGAGCGATTGGATTAGCTGTTATTCAAGGATTGGTTCAAGCGAAAGCAAGCCGAATTATTGCTGTAGACTTAAATGATGATAAGTTTGAATTAGCTAAAAAAATGGGAGCCACAGATTTTGTAAATCCTTCTAAATTTGATAAACCCATTCAAGAAGTCATCATTGAAATGACAGATGGCGGAGTAGATTATAGCTTTGAGTGTGTTGGAAATGTTGAAGTCATGAAGTCTGCCCTTGAATGTTGTCATAAAGGTTGGGGCGAAAGCACGATTATCGGTGTAGCAGGAGCAGGTAAAGAGATTCATACTCGTCCGTTCCAATTAGTAACGGGTCGGGTATGGCGCGGTTCAGCCTTTGGAGGAGTAAAAGGAAGATCGCAGCTGCCAGGAATGGTTGAAGATTATATGAATGGTGAAATCGATTTAGATTCGTTTATCACACAGCACCTAGACTTTAAAGACATTAATGAGGCATTTGATTTGCTTCATAAGGGTGAGTCAATCCGTGCGATTTTAACCTATGGAGAGTGA